In the genome of Paenibacillus sp. FSL R5-0766, one region contains:
- a CDS encoding IS110 family transposase, which produces MKQKQNQRITRITEDTLVIGADIAKKIHVARAVDFRGIELGKDCVFYNDQEGLTRLVTWMKELQEVHLKTDIVFGIEPTGHYWFPLAAFLEARDIKIVIVNPHHVNKSKELEDNSPTKSDYKDAKVIADLIRNGKYSEPKLPAMEYAELRILMNFREKVMVSLNQVKARVHNWFDRYFPEYLSVFKDWEGKTSLMTMRQFPTPEEIVSTGARGVLAHWKTEVKRGVGIKRAEKLFATAGISIGLTEGLRAARLELLSLLDQYELFSKQVETTMKQVMDILSEIPGTTQMLNIPGVGAVTVAGFLAEVGDLSHYDHGQQIIRLAGLNLKENSSGKRKGKTGITKRGRSRLRALLFRCVMPMVAKNEEFKALHKYFTTRSQNPLKKKQSLIALCGKLIRVLHTLGTKEIEYNANEVLGPVRQAQLQQIAA; this is translated from the coding sequence ATGAAACAGAAACAGAATCAACGTATTACGCGAATTACAGAAGATACGCTAGTCATTGGAGCAGACATTGCCAAAAAGATTCACGTAGCTAGAGCGGTAGATTTCCGTGGCATTGAATTAGGAAAAGACTGCGTGTTCTACAACGATCAGGAAGGGTTAACTAGGCTAGTAACATGGATGAAAGAACTTCAGGAGGTTCATCTGAAAACGGACATTGTTTTCGGAATTGAGCCTACCGGGCACTACTGGTTTCCGCTAGCCGCTTTCCTGGAAGCTCGAGATATCAAGATCGTCATTGTGAACCCGCATCACGTAAACAAGAGCAAGGAACTTGAGGATAACTCGCCGACGAAGAGTGACTATAAGGATGCCAAAGTCATTGCAGATCTCATTCGAAACGGGAAGTACTCGGAGCCCAAATTGCCGGCAATGGAATATGCCGAACTACGCATCCTCATGAATTTCCGTGAGAAGGTTATGGTGAGTTTAAACCAAGTCAAGGCACGTGTGCATAATTGGTTCGACCGCTATTTTCCAGAGTATTTGAGCGTGTTTAAAGATTGGGAAGGCAAAACTTCCTTGATGACCATGCGCCAGTTTCCGACACCGGAAGAGATCGTCTCTACAGGCGCCAGAGGCGTTCTCGCACACTGGAAAACGGAAGTGAAGCGTGGAGTTGGTATCAAGAGAGCGGAAAAGCTCTTTGCAACAGCCGGGATATCCATCGGGCTTACCGAAGGGTTACGAGCTGCGAGACTGGAGCTTCTGAGCTTGCTCGACCAGTATGAGCTTTTCTCTAAACAGGTGGAAACGACCATGAAACAGGTCATGGATATCTTGAGTGAGATACCGGGAACGACGCAGATGTTGAATATCCCAGGCGTTGGCGCGGTTACCGTTGCAGGATTTCTGGCTGAGGTTGGCGATCTGAGTCATTACGACCACGGGCAACAAATCATCCGGTTGGCGGGCTTGAATCTAAAAGAAAATAGTTCTGGTAAGCGTAAGGGTAAAACGGGCATTACCAAGCGTGGACGATCTCGACTAAGAGCCCTATTGTTCCGTTGCGTCATGCCAATGGTAGCTAAGAATGAGGAGTTCAAGGCCCTTCACAAGTATTTCACAACACGAAGTCAAAATCCGCTGAAGAAAAAGCAGTCGCTCATCGCGCTCTGCGGCAAACTGATACGCGTCCTGCACACGCTGGGGACGAAGGAAATAGAGTACAACGCAAACGAAGTTCTTGGTCCTGTACGACAAGCGCAGTTACAACAGATTGCAGCTTAG
- a CDS encoding MFS transporter has translation MLLPSLIKRDFPLRVGIVTGLYSVSMNIFGAIASGVSVPVAGATSMGWRASLGMWALLSILALLLWLPQIAAGRQRMLFIATQSEGTPVRLRTSSLAWFITLFMGLQSLIFYTTITWLPEILAEQGFSPTSAGWMLSLMQMVSVPATFIVPILAGRTRDQRVLTAITCSSLIVGYALLLSGITSLVTIGVTLAGIGAGASFGMVTMFFVLRTKDARQDASLSGMAQSFGYMLAALGPLLFGMLHDWTKGWTLPLLIQVILAIALLIAGIQASKNRMIG, from the coding sequence GTGCTTTTGCCAAGTTTGATCAAACGTGATTTCCCATTGCGAGTAGGTATCGTCACCGGATTATACTCTGTATCCATGAACATATTTGGCGCCATCGCCTCAGGTGTGAGTGTACCCGTAGCAGGAGCCACATCTATGGGTTGGCGTGCTTCGTTAGGCATGTGGGCCTTGTTGTCCATATTGGCGCTTCTCTTGTGGCTCCCCCAGATCGCCGCAGGACGTCAGCGAATGTTATTCATAGCCACACAGAGTGAAGGGACGCCTGTACGTCTACGGACCTCTTCCCTTGCCTGGTTCATTACTTTATTTATGGGTCTGCAATCTCTAATATTCTATACAACGATTACCTGGCTTCCCGAGATTCTCGCTGAGCAAGGATTCAGTCCCACCTCAGCAGGGTGGATGCTCTCCCTAATGCAGATGGTTAGTGTACCGGCTACCTTTATCGTTCCAATCCTCGCCGGCCGAACGCGAGATCAGCGTGTTCTAACCGCGATTACGTGCTCTTCTTTGATTGTCGGGTATGCTTTATTGTTAAGTGGCATCACTTCGCTCGTTACCATTGGTGTCACGTTGGCAGGAATAGGTGCTGGAGCTTCATTTGGCATGGTAACCATGTTCTTCGTCCTTCGCACAAAAGATGCCAGACAAGATGCCAGCCTGTCCGGTATGGCCCAGTCCTTCGGATATATGCTTGCGGCATTAGGACCTCTACTGTTCGGCATGCTTCATGACTGGACAAAAGGATGGACCCTGCCGTTGCTAATACAAGTCATTCTGGCCATCGCTTTGCTAATCGCAGGGATTCAGGCCAGCAAAAATAGAATGATCGGTTAG